From bacterium, the proteins below share one genomic window:
- a CDS encoding O-acetyl-ADP-ribose deacetylase, whose amino-acid sequence MSGGKCNPWTVILCHDVVIISNCRDSATIGGGFVGRIEIVTGDITTLAVDAVVNAANTSLLGGGGVDGAIHRAAGPALLAECRALGGCATGDARMTGGHDLPARHVIHAVGPVWRGGRSGEPDLLASCYRRSLEIARDHELRTVAFPALSCGVYRFPLDRAAGIAVREVRGFLAASELPESVILVCFGYDVLAAYRRALEGDS is encoded by the coding sequence ATGTCCGGCGGAAAATGTAATCCCTGGACCGTGATATTGTGTCATGATGTGGTCATCATATCGAATTGCCGGGATTCGGCAACGATCGGGGGAGGATTCGTGGGGCGCATCGAGATCGTCACCGGCGACATCACCACCCTCGCGGTGGATGCCGTCGTCAACGCCGCCAACACCAGCCTGCTCGGCGGCGGCGGCGTGGACGGCGCCATCCACCGCGCCGCCGGCCCCGCCCTGCTGGCGGAATGCCGAGCCCTGGGCGGTTGCGCCACCGGCGACGCCAGGATGACCGGGGGCCACGACCTGCCGGCGCGCCACGTCATCCATGCGGTGGGGCCGGTCTGGCGCGGCGGCCGCAGCGGCGAGCCGGATCTGCTGGCCTCGTGCTACCGGCGCTCCCTGGAGATCGCCCGCGACCACGAATTGCGCACGGTGGCCTTCCCGGCCCTCAGCTGCGGCGTGTACCGGTTCCCCCTGGACCGGGCCGCGGGCATCGCCGTGCGGGAGGTGCGGGGTTTCCTCGCGGCGAGCGAGCTCCCGGAAAGCGTGATACTGGTC
- the hemC gene encoding hydroxymethylbilane synthase (transformation of porphobilinogen to hydroxymethylbilane in porphyrin biosynthesis), whose amino-acid sequence MRIGTRGSRLALWQASHVRDLLQASGAAVEIVVIKTRGDRIQDVPLAAMVGKGFFTKELEEAQLVGEIDLAVHSMKDLSTDMPPGLVLAAMIGR is encoded by the coding sequence GTGCGCATCGGCACGCGCGGCAGCCGTCTCGCCCTGTGGCAGGCCAGCCACGTGCGGGATCTGCTGCAGGCGTCCGGCGCCGCGGTGGAGATCGTCGTCATAAAGACCCGGGGCGACCGCATCCAGGACGTGCCGCTGGCCGCCATGGTCGGCAAGGGCTTCTTCACCAAGGAGCTGGAGGAGGCCCAGCTGGTCGGCGAGATCGACCTGGCCGTGCACTCCATGAAGGACCTGTCCACCGACATGCCGCCGGGTCTCGTCCTGGCCGCCATGATCGGCCG